A genomic region of Nymphaea colorata isolate Beijing-Zhang1983 chromosome 2, ASM883128v2, whole genome shotgun sequence contains the following coding sequences:
- the LOC116247120 gene encoding uncharacterized protein LOC116247120 isoform X2 has translation MALKRSESELKLFPLHPENLVNHPCRETEDKDIAGNVAWFLDSEGDATMNGLLGSSSTSDDDPSPTAFPDYSRGLDDNSDGYGALALTALRQRGRVVEEPEQWVFFPRVVVEEEACSSNSSGGGGGRFWCSPVEDHHHHQEHQHQQGLSLKLDYEEVLNAWSDKGSLYIEGECPQTVPRHDDDSQTPDLTNVGSLEMACGRNAAATWMMVPDGGGGSCGSTAEEGGEGKLGSREARVLRYKEKRQSRLFSKRIRYEGRFVKRMEKFST, from the exons ATGGCGCTCAAACGGTCAGAGAGCGAACTGAAGCTCTTTCCGCTTCACCCTGAGAACCTCGTCAACCACCCCTGTAGGGAGACGGAGGACAAGGACATCGCCGGAAACGTGGCGTGGTTCCTCGACTCCGAGGGTGACGCCACCATGAACGGCCTCCTCGGCAGCAGCTCCACCTCCGACGATGATCCCTCGCCGACCGCCTTCCCGGACTACAGCAGAGGGCTGGACGACAACTCCGACGGCTACGGAGCCCTCGCCCTCACGGCCCTTCGCCAGCGGGGCCGGGTGGTGGAGGAGCCGGAGCAGTGGGTGTTCTTCCCCAGGGTGGTAGTAGAGGAAGAGGCttgcagcagcaacagcagcggtggcggcggcggcagatTCTGGTGCTCCCCCGTGGAagaccaccaccaccatcaggAGCATCAGCATCAGCAAGGGCTGTCGCTGAAGTTGGACTACGAGGAGGTACTGAACGCGTGGTCTGATAAAGGGTCGCTCTACATCGAGGGGGAGTGCCCTCAGACCGTCCCTCGCCATGACGATGATTCTCAGACGCCCGATCTCACCAAc GTGGGGAGCTTGGAAATGGCATGCGGGAGAAATGCGGCGGCGACATGGATGATGGTGCCTGACGGTGGCGGCGGGAGCTGTGGATCGACTGCAGAGGAAGGTGGGGAAGGCAAATTGGGTAGCAGGGAGGCTCGCGTGCTGAGGTACAAGGAGAAGAGGCAGAGCAGGCTTTTCTCCAAGAGGATCCGTTATGAG GGTCGATTTGTGAAGAGGATGGAGAAATTCTCTACTTaa
- the LOC116247120 gene encoding uncharacterized protein LOC116247120 isoform X1 → MALKRSESELKLFPLHPENLVNHPCRETEDKDIAGNVAWFLDSEGDATMNGLLGSSSTSDDDPSPTAFPDYSRGLDDNSDGYGALALTALRQRGRVVEEPEQWVFFPRVVVEEEACSSNSSGGGGGRFWCSPVEDHHHHQEHQHQQGLSLKLDYEEVLNAWSDKGSLYIEGECPQTVPRHDDDSQTPDLTNVGSLEMACGRNAAATWMMVPDGGGGSCGSTAEEGGEGKLGSREARVLRYKEKRQSRLFSKRIRYEVRKLNAEKRPRMKGRFVKRMEKFST, encoded by the exons ATGGCGCTCAAACGGTCAGAGAGCGAACTGAAGCTCTTTCCGCTTCACCCTGAGAACCTCGTCAACCACCCCTGTAGGGAGACGGAGGACAAGGACATCGCCGGAAACGTGGCGTGGTTCCTCGACTCCGAGGGTGACGCCACCATGAACGGCCTCCTCGGCAGCAGCTCCACCTCCGACGATGATCCCTCGCCGACCGCCTTCCCGGACTACAGCAGAGGGCTGGACGACAACTCCGACGGCTACGGAGCCCTCGCCCTCACGGCCCTTCGCCAGCGGGGCCGGGTGGTGGAGGAGCCGGAGCAGTGGGTGTTCTTCCCCAGGGTGGTAGTAGAGGAAGAGGCttgcagcagcaacagcagcggtggcggcggcggcagatTCTGGTGCTCCCCCGTGGAagaccaccaccaccatcaggAGCATCAGCATCAGCAAGGGCTGTCGCTGAAGTTGGACTACGAGGAGGTACTGAACGCGTGGTCTGATAAAGGGTCGCTCTACATCGAGGGGGAGTGCCCTCAGACCGTCCCTCGCCATGACGATGATTCTCAGACGCCCGATCTCACCAAc GTGGGGAGCTTGGAAATGGCATGCGGGAGAAATGCGGCGGCGACATGGATGATGGTGCCTGACGGTGGCGGCGGGAGCTGTGGATCGACTGCAGAGGAAGGTGGGGAAGGCAAATTGGGTAGCAGGGAGGCTCGCGTGCTGAGGTACAAGGAGAAGAGGCAGAGCAGGCTTTTCTCCAAGAGGATCCGTTATGAGGTTAGAAAACTCAACGCAGAAAAGCGACCACGCATGAAG GGTCGATTTGTGAAGAGGATGGAGAAATTCTCTACTTaa